ATTAACAGATAATAAATTCTTCGTAAATACCTGGGTTGTGAATAAACAAACCGGAACTATTATTGTAACGGGCCATACTGATACAAACAACAATAACAAGTACGATAAAACAGATAAAAGCGAAATTTTAATTTACGACTTAAAAACCCTAAAGCAGATCAGTAAAATTTGAGACGCCTTATATATAAGTTTCTCTATTATTACACCTGAAATTTCTGCTTTTATCATTTTTTTGAATTTGCAGTATATCTCATTTTTAATTTTGTTTCTACTATAGTTACTTAAACCTGTACCCTATCCCAATCCTGAAAACCTGATTGGTCTGTTTAAAAGAGCCCAAACTATTACTCACTTTATATGGTGTTAACCATTGGTAGCTTCCGTTAATATCAAATTGTTTAATGTGAATACTGATGCCACCTGTAAACCCTATATTTATCTTATTGCTTACTGTATTTACTAAGGTCGAGTCGATTTGCTTGCTATGGTATAATGTATCACGCGGATCGGCGATCGGGTTTAACCTGGTAATCATCTCAGATTGCTTGCCCACAAAACTAATTACCGGACCTGCTTTAACACTTATATGTTTCGAAAGCCTATAGGCAGCCATTAAAGGAACATCTACTGTAATCACTTTTCGCGTAGCTGTAATTGTGAACGGTGGTAACGAATCGGGACGGTAATAACTCGGATGTGTAAATTCGCCAATAATTTTTTGATAGCTATTAACATTTACGCCAACAGCAAGTTTCCATTTCTTACTTAACGCATATGTACCAAATATACCTGCATAAAAACTGCTATTCTCTTTTTGCACATTCATTCCTGTTGTTACACCATAACTATATGTGGGTTCTATAATTTCGCTTTCTTGTTTAATTTTAGTCGTTTTGATTTTGGGTGATTTGATATTTTTTACTTTCGGGGTTTTACTTGCAGTAGCGCGATCTGCTTTATTGTTGCTTCCCCTCCTACTGTTCTTTATTGAGGATGTACTTTGTAAATCGACAGGGGCATAGGTTTGTAAAACGATCCCTTGATTTAAAATGGAGACTGGTGAGACACCTCGTTTAAAAAATCCATTTGTTTCCTGATAGCTATCCGGTATTAATAACAGATTTTGTCCGTTCATAAATGAACGATCAATATTGCGGCCTTTAGGTTCGTGATCATCAACTTTTGAGCTAAGCTTTAATGATCTCGAACTCAAATTTTCAAATCGTCCAAAATTATCTCGTTTTTGTGTACCATCGTGTTTGTTTTGAGAAACAGCATTAGGTTTCACGGCAGACGAAATAAGGTTTTCATTATCATTCACACCTTTTACAACCTGAGCCGAATCATTGTCAACACCTCTGTTTTGCACTACAACATCATTTATTGCATTTCCATTCTGATCAATACTATCCTTGATTACAGTCGTATCGCCCAAATTGTTGTAATTTATCACCTTGCTACTATCAATAACTATTGAATCTAGAATTGCGGGTTTAACTTTCTTTTCTATTTCTTTATGTTTATTTTTTGATTTCAGCACTGTAAAGTAGCCTACAGTAGAAACCGTAGCAGCTACAGACAATGTATACCCAATTATTTTAAACAGTTTGGCTCCTGTAGATAAATTAGGGCCATGGCCACCGATGGTACTAATCGGCATCTGCTCATTGAGCAATTTGTGCATACCTGCCCATGAAGCATCCGCAGCATCCTGAATTGGAAGACTATCGAATTTATTGCGCCAGAGTTTATGATACCATGCTGAATTTCTCATCTTCTTTTTATGTTTTCAGTTGGTTTATCAATGGCTGAGGAAGCTAACATTGTCCTCAACTGTTTCTTTGCTTCTGTAAGATGCCACCTTGAGGTACTCTCGGTAATATTCAAATGTTCTCCAATTTCCTTATGCGAATAGCCATCTATAACCGAAAGGTTAAAAACCAACTGGGTAGCGGTTGGCAACAGGCGTATCAATTTTAGGAGATCTTCTACAAAAAGTTTATCTAACACCGACGGCTGGATAAAGATTTCCTCCATTTCATCTGTACTGATGGTTTCGTTAAACTTCGCCTCTCTTCGGCTAAT
The nucleotide sequence above comes from Pedobacter riviphilus. Encoded proteins:
- a CDS encoding outer membrane beta-barrel protein, with amino-acid sequence MRNSAWYHKLWRNKFDSLPIQDAADASWAGMHKLLNEQMPISTIGGHGPNLSTGAKLFKIIGYTLSVAATVSTVGYFTVLKSKNKHKEIEKKVKPAILDSIVIDSSKVINYNNLGDTTVIKDSIDQNGNAINDVVVQNRGVDNDSAQVVKGVNDNENLISSAVKPNAVSQNKHDGTQKRDNFGRFENLSSRSLKLSSKVDDHEPKGRNIDRSFMNGQNLLLIPDSYQETNGFFKRGVSPVSILNQGIVLQTYAPVDLQSTSSIKNSRRGSNNKADRATASKTPKVKNIKSPKIKTTKIKQESEIIEPTYSYGVTTGMNVQKENSSFYAGIFGTYALSKKWKLAVGVNVNSYQKIIGEFTHPSYYRPDSLPPFTITATRKVITVDVPLMAAYRLSKHISVKAGPVISFVGKQSEMITRLNPIADPRDTLYHSKQIDSTLVNTVSNKINIGFTGGISIHIKQFDINGSYQWLTPYKVSNSLGSFKQTNQVFRIGIGYRFK
- a CDS encoding RNA polymerase sigma factor, which gives rise to MNLFFKQDTKLIRGCKANERQAQEGLYKLYYADMLRICFRYLKSDDLAHDALSVGFLKVFQHIHTFDAKKGEFGAWIRTVMVRSCIDISRREAKFNETISTDEMEEIFIQPSVLDKLFVEDLLKLIRLLPTATQLVFNLSVIDGYSHKEIGEHLNITESTSRWHLTEAKKQLRTMLASSAIDKPTENIKRR